The genomic stretch ACGAACAAGACGTTAAATCTCATAATTGTTCGTGGCAAGCTGCGTCACGGAACGTGAAGTTAACCCAATAAAGATAGACAGAATGCTTGAGAGGCGAGGTGCGTTATGTCGCTTTATGCAGTTCGACAGAAAAAATCCACAATTTCACCAGTTTAACCTCGCGACTCACTGCTATCCATGATATTCGTCCTCGACAAGGCGCATCCATATGATCATACGACTTTCATCGCATCTAACCTGCAAAGCCTTGATTGGACTCGTTCTCGCCTCGCTCGCCGCGGGATGCGGCGGTGGTTCGAGCGGTCCGCCACCCGCGCCGCGAGTCTTCGCCCCAAACTCGGCGACCAATTCGATCGCGGTCTACAACTCGCGGGCCAATGGTGACGCCAAGCCGCTGCGCTCAATCGACGGCGGCACCACGCAGCTCGCAAATCCCCAGGCGATCGCATTCGACAATCGGGGACTGATCTACGTCGCCAACGGTGACAACAGCACGATCACCGTTTTCAGCCATTCCGCGAATGGCGACGTAGGGCCGATATCGGTCATCAGCGGCGCGAGCACGCTGCTGATCGACCCCGAGGGAATCAGGGTCGATCGCCAGAACCGGATTTATGCGGCCAATGCAGGCGGCAACACGGTGACGGTTTATGCACCCGCAGCCAGCGGCAACGCGGCGCCCATCGCGCTGGTTGGAGGCCCGGCGACGGGTCTCAAGGAACCTGAGGACGTCATTTTCGATCCCGCCGGCAACGTGTATGTCGCGAACACGGCGGGAAATTCCGTCACCGTCTATCCGCCGAATAGCAACGGCAATGCCGCCTTCATTCGGCGGATCAAAGGGTTGCTCACGCGATTGCACGCACCTGACGCGCTCGCGATGGACGGCAGTGGCAACCTCTACGTCGCCAACAGCGACAGCGATTCGGTGACGGTCTACGCGCCAGGAGCTAACGGCGACGTCGCCCCGGTGGGTGTGCTTGCCGGGCCCGAAACGATGATCGCCGCTCCCGGCGGAATCGCGTACGGCGGCGGCCTGCTGTTCGTCGCGTCGAGTCCCGAGGATGCGATCCTGCGCTTCAACGCGCTCACGCGCGGCAACAACTCGCCGCAGGCCGTGATTGAAGGGGCGGATACGGAGCTCTCGGTTCCGTTCGGTATCGCTCTCAGCTTCTGAACCCGTGATCCAGAGGACCATCCGATGAGACTTGCAATGAGCCGAATTGCCCGTGCGATCGTAATCGCGGCCATCGCCAGCGTCTTGCTGTTCACTGCGCGCGCGCGTGCGGCGACTCCGACGGCGACGCCCACGGCGATGCCGACCGCGCACACGGTTAACT from Candidatus Binataceae bacterium encodes the following:
- a CDS encoding NHL repeat-containing protein: MIIRLSSHLTCKALIGLVLASLAAGCGGGSSGPPPAPRVFAPNSATNSIAVYNSRANGDAKPLRSIDGGTTQLANPQAIAFDNRGLIYVANGDNSTITVFSHSANGDVGPISVISGASTLLIDPEGIRVDRQNRIYAANAGGNTVTVYAPAASGNAAPIALVGGPATGLKEPEDVIFDPAGNVYVANTAGNSVTVYPPNSNGNAAFIRRIKGLLTRLHAPDALAMDGSGNLYVANSDSDSVTVYAPGANGDVAPVGVLAGPETMIAAPGGIAYGGGLLFVASSPEDAILRFNALTRGNNSPQAVIEGADTELSVPFGIALSF